A genomic stretch from Astatotilapia calliptera chromosome 4, fAstCal1.2, whole genome shotgun sequence includes:
- the hdac5 gene encoding histone deacetylase 5 isoform X3, which translates to MNSSHPSVVEVKSSLPSGMQSPVGTASEQRGGGGSGGEGGGSPGESPGGGGGPVDLRTEPRVGSVSGGTVVDTAMREQQLQQELILLKQQQELQKQLLFAEFQKKHEVLTRQHEVQLQEHLKQQQELLAAKRQQELEQKRKLEQQRHEEQEKQRLEQQLLLLRNKEKGKESAIASTEVKLKLQEFLLSKKEPGSGGLNHSFSPKCWGAQHTSLEQSSPPQSNTPGTPPSYKLPPLLGNYEGKDDFPLRKTVSEPNLKVRSRLKQKVAERRSSPLLRRKDGTVISTFKKRAIEISVSSLCNSAPGSGPSSPNSSNTAIANGNTGSVPNIQTELRSLHQTLGADGTLSPLSLYTSPSLPNISLGLPANTHITPSQKLSAQQEAERQAIQSLRGGGALTGKFLSTSSLPAGVGHDVETPPPSSHSAHSSLLQHVLLLEQARQQTAMLVPMYSQSPLVTAERGVSGGMRAVNKLPRHRPLARTQSAPLPQSPQALQQLVVQQQHHHFLEKHYKMLSKGTDLPRPPPTHPEETEEELTETNDMQEEDEGVGLHRLQKEGSDDSTPSSERLGVHVKGEEECGSVHIKGESTESELEEEEEDEDIIQLREGDEEERGSYSQALQQLGVFQSSLPHRPLGRAQSSPAAAVNPIKHLFTTGLVYDSLMLKHQCVCGNAHIHPEHAGRVQSIWSRLQETGLLGRCERIRGRKASLDEIQSVHSEFHTLLYGTSPLNRHKLDHKKLLGPISQKMYAVLPCGGIGVDSDTVWNEMHSSAAVRMAVGSVIELAFRVAAGELKNGFAVVRPPGHHAEESTAMGFCFFNSVAITAKLLQQKLGVGKILIVDWDIHHGNGTQQAFYSDPNVLYISLHRYDDGNFFPGSGAPEEVGSGAGVGFNVNIAWTGGVDPPMGDVEYLTAFRTVVMPIAQQFSPDVVLVSAGFDAVEGHQSPLGGYNVSAKCFGQLTQLLMGLAGGRVVMALEGGHDLTAICDASEACVSALLGDPCDSVFQWPQEQPCPKAYASLERVIEIQSKHWSCLQSLSQTSGHSLLDGPLGAQGQSEKDEAETVSAMASLSVDVEQPGSVPDSTETSRSTEEPMEEEPFS; encoded by the exons TAGTGGAGGTGAAGAGCAGCCTCCCATCAGGCATGCAGAGCCCAGTAGGAACAGCAAgcgagcagagaggaggaggaggaagtggtGGAGAAGGTG GTGGGAGTCCTGGAGAAAGcccgggaggaggaggaggcccgGTGGACCTGCGAACTGAGCCCAGGGTAGGGTCTGTGTCCGGGGGGACAGTGGTGGACACAGCCATGAGAgagcagcagctccagcagGAACTCATTCTCCtcaagcagcagcaggagctgcagaaacagctgctgtttgcaGAATTTCAGAAAAAACACGAAGTGCTAACAAGACAACACGAAGTCCAGCTGCAGGAACACTTAAAG cAACAACAGGAGCTGCTGGCAGCCAAACGACAGCAGGAGCTGGAGCAGAAGAGGAAGCTGGAGCAGCAAAGACACGAAGAGCAGGAGAAACAACGGCTGGAGCagcaactgctgctgctgaggaacAAGGAGAAAGGCAAAGAGA GTGCCATTGCCAGCACAGAGGTGAAGCTGAAGCTGCAGGAGTTCCTTCTCAGTAAGAAGGAGCCTGGTTCTGGCGGACTAAACCATTCCTTCTCCCCAAAGTGCTG gggAGCCCAGCACACCTCCCTGGAGCAGAGCTCGCCTCCGCAGAGCAACACACCGGGGACTCCTCCTTCCTATAAACTGCCCCCTCTCCTGGGGAACTATGAGGGCAAAGACGACTTCCCACTCCGCAAGACGg TCTCTGAGCCTAACCTGAAGGTGCGTTCACGCTTGAAGCAAAAGGTGGCAGAGAGGCGGAGCTCCCCTCTCCTCCGCAGGAAGGACGGAACTGTCATCAGCACCTTCAAGAAGAGAGCCATAGAGATATCAG TTTCCTCTCTCTGTAACAGTGCTCCGGGGTCAGGTCCCAGCAGTCCCAACAGTTCCAATACAGCTATTGCCAACGGCAATACTGGATCAGTCCCAAACATACAGACTGAg ctgaGGTCTCTCCATCAGACGCTGGGGGCTGATGGGACATTGAGTCCTCTGAGTCTCTACACCTCACCCTCCCTGCCGAATATCTCGCTGGGTCTCCCTGCCAACACACATATCACG CCCTCCCAGAAGCTGTCTGCCCAGCAAGAGGCAGAGCGTCAGGCCATCCAGTCGCTGCGGGGGGGTGGAGCTCTAACAGGAAAGTTTCTCTCCACGTCCTCCCTTCCAGCAG GTGTGGGACATGATGTGGAGACTCCGCCCCCCAGCTCTCATTCAGCCCATTCCTCGTTACTGCAACACGTACTACTGCTGGAGCAGGCTAGGCAACAGACTGCTATGCTAG TGCCCATGTACAGCCAATCGCCGCTGGTTACGGCAGAGAGAGGTGTGTCGGGTGGCATGCGGGCCGTCAACAAGCTGCCTCGCCACCGGCCGCTGGCTCGTACGCAGAGCGCACCTTTGCCCCAGTCCCCCCAGGCCCTGCAGCAACTGGTGGTTCAACAGCAGCACCATCACTTCCTGGAGAAGCATTACAAG atgctGTCAAAGGGGACAGATTTACCTAGGCCACCACCCACTCACCCAGAGGAAACAGAGGAGGAGCTTACAGAGACCAATGACATgcaggaggaggatgaaggggTGGGCCTTCACAG GCTTCAGAAGGAGGGGTCTGATGATAGCACGCCTTCATCTGAGCGTCTCGGCGTGCACGTGAAGGGTGAGGAGGAGTGTGGAAGCGTGCATATCAAAGGGGAGAGCACCGAGAGTGAgctggaagaagaggaagaggatgaagatATCATTCAGTTGAGGGAGGGCGAcgaagaggagagagggagtTACAGTCAG GCCTTGCAGCAGCTGGGTGTGTTCCAGTCCTCGTTGCCCCACAGACCCCTGGGTAGAGCGCAGTCCTCTCCTGCAGCTGCCGTTAATCCCATCAAACACCTCTTCACTACCG gGCTCGTATATGACAGTCTGATGCTGaaacatcagtgtgtgtgtgggaacgCTCACATCCACCCAGAGCATGCTGGGAGAGTTCAGAGCATCTGGTCCAGACTGCAGGAGACAGGCCTGCTGGGCCGCTGTGAG aGGATTCGTGGGCGTAAAGCATCTCTGGATGAGATCCAGTCCGTCCATTCAGAGTTCCACACCCTGCTGTATGGAACCAGTCCGCTCAATCGGCACAAACTGGACCACAAGAAGCTGCTCG GTCCGATTAGCCAGAAGATGTACGCTGTTCTTCCCTGTGGAGGAATAGGG GTGGACAGCGACACAGTGTGGAATGAGATGCACTCATCGGCTGCAGTGCGCATGGCGGTGGGCTCGGTCATCGAGCTGGCCTTCAGAGTGGCTGCAGGGGAGTTAAAA AATGGCTTCGCAGTTGTTCGTCCTCCAGGGCACCATGCTGAGGAGTCCACGGCTAT GGGCTTTTGTTTCTTCAATTCAGTCGCCATTACTGCCaagctgctgcagcagaaacTTGGAGTGGGCAAGATCCTCATTGTGGACTGG GACATTCACCATGGCAACGGCACTCAGCAGGCCTTCTATAGTGACCCCAACGTCCTCTACATTTCCCTCCATCGCTACGACGACGGAAACTTCTTTCCTGGCAGCGGCGCTCCAGAGGAG GTGGGATCAGGTGCAGGTGTTGGTTTTAATGTGAACATAGCGTGGACCGGGGGAGTAGATCCCCCAATGGGTGATGTGGAGTACCTCACTGCTTTCAG gactgTGGTGATGCCCATCGCTCAACAGTTCAGTCCAGATGTGGTCCTGGTGTCAGCAGGCTTCGATGCAGTGGAGGGTCATCAGTCTCCTCTGGGAGGCTACAATGTCTCTGCCAAAT GTTTTGGTCAGCTAACGCAGCTGCTCATGGGTCTGGCGGGTGGGCGGGTTGTTATGGCGCTGGAGGGCGGTCATGACCTCACCGCTATCTGTGACGCATCGGAGGCCTGCGTCTCTGCGCTTCTGGGAGACCCG TGCGACTCTGTGTTTCAGTGGCCTCAGGAGCAGCCCTGTCCAAAAGCCTACGCCTCCCTGGAGAGAGTAATAGAGATCCAGA GTAAACACTGGTCCTGTCTCCAGAGTTTGTCTCAGACCAGTGGACACTCACTACTCGACGGCCCCTTGGGGGCTCAAGGCCAGTCAGAGAAGGATGAGGCGGAAACGGTCAGCGCCATGGCGTCTCTGAGCGTTGATGTTGAGCAGCCAGGCTCTGTTCCTGATAGCACAGAAACCAGCAG GTCCACAGAGGAACCAATGGAAGAGGAGCCCTTTTCGTAG
- the hdac5 gene encoding histone deacetylase 5 isoform X1, translated as MLLHPTVSGLCAMLQTIYETESCFSSSSTDSHHQPLELLSGNRGSSAAMPTAVVEVKSSLPSGMQSPVGTASEQRGGGGSGGEGGGSPGESPGGGGGPVDLRTEPRVGSVSGGTVVDTAMREQQLQQELILLKQQQELQKQLLFAEFQKKHEVLTRQHEVQLQEHLKQQQELLAAKRQQELEQKRKLEQQRHEEQEKQRLEQQLLLLRNKEKGKESAIASTEVKLKLQEFLLSKKEPGSGGLNHSFSPKCWGAQHTSLEQSSPPQSNTPGTPPSYKLPPLLGNYEGKDDFPLRKTVSEPNLKVRSRLKQKVAERRSSPLLRRKDGTVISTFKKRAIEISVSSLCNSAPGSGPSSPNSSNTAIANGNTGSVPNIQTELRSLHQTLGADGTLSPLSLYTSPSLPNISLGLPANTHITPSQKLSAQQEAERQAIQSLRGGGALTGKFLSTSSLPAGVGHDVETPPPSSHSAHSSLLQHVLLLEQARQQTAMLVPMYSQSPLVTAERGVSGGMRAVNKLPRHRPLARTQSAPLPQSPQALQQLVVQQQHHHFLEKHYKMLSKGTDLPRPPPTHPEETEEELTETNDMQEEDEGVGLHRLQKEGSDDSTPSSERLGVHVKGEEECGSVHIKGESTESELEEEEEDEDIIQLREGDEEERGSYSQALQQLGVFQSSLPHRPLGRAQSSPAAAVNPIKHLFTTGLVYDSLMLKHQCVCGNAHIHPEHAGRVQSIWSRLQETGLLGRCERIRGRKASLDEIQSVHSEFHTLLYGTSPLNRHKLDHKKLLGPISQKMYAVLPCGGIGVDSDTVWNEMHSSAAVRMAVGSVIELAFRVAAGELKNGFAVVRPPGHHAEESTAMGFCFFNSVAITAKLLQQKLGVGKILIVDWDIHHGNGTQQAFYSDPNVLYISLHRYDDGNFFPGSGAPEEVGSGAGVGFNVNIAWTGGVDPPMGDVEYLTAFRTVVMPIAQQFSPDVVLVSAGFDAVEGHQSPLGGYNVSAKCFGQLTQLLMGLAGGRVVMALEGGHDLTAICDASEACVSALLGDPCDSVFQWPQEQPCPKAYASLERVIEIQSKHWSCLQSLSQTSGHSLLDGPLGAQGQSEKDEAETVSAMASLSVDVEQPGSVPDSTETSRSTEEPMEEEPFS; from the exons TAGTGGAGGTGAAGAGCAGCCTCCCATCAGGCATGCAGAGCCCAGTAGGAACAGCAAgcgagcagagaggaggaggaggaagtggtGGAGAAGGTG GTGGGAGTCCTGGAGAAAGcccgggaggaggaggaggcccgGTGGACCTGCGAACTGAGCCCAGGGTAGGGTCTGTGTCCGGGGGGACAGTGGTGGACACAGCCATGAGAgagcagcagctccagcagGAACTCATTCTCCtcaagcagcagcaggagctgcagaaacagctgctgtttgcaGAATTTCAGAAAAAACACGAAGTGCTAACAAGACAACACGAAGTCCAGCTGCAGGAACACTTAAAG cAACAACAGGAGCTGCTGGCAGCCAAACGACAGCAGGAGCTGGAGCAGAAGAGGAAGCTGGAGCAGCAAAGACACGAAGAGCAGGAGAAACAACGGCTGGAGCagcaactgctgctgctgaggaacAAGGAGAAAGGCAAAGAGA GTGCCATTGCCAGCACAGAGGTGAAGCTGAAGCTGCAGGAGTTCCTTCTCAGTAAGAAGGAGCCTGGTTCTGGCGGACTAAACCATTCCTTCTCCCCAAAGTGCTG gggAGCCCAGCACACCTCCCTGGAGCAGAGCTCGCCTCCGCAGAGCAACACACCGGGGACTCCTCCTTCCTATAAACTGCCCCCTCTCCTGGGGAACTATGAGGGCAAAGACGACTTCCCACTCCGCAAGACGg TCTCTGAGCCTAACCTGAAGGTGCGTTCACGCTTGAAGCAAAAGGTGGCAGAGAGGCGGAGCTCCCCTCTCCTCCGCAGGAAGGACGGAACTGTCATCAGCACCTTCAAGAAGAGAGCCATAGAGATATCAG TTTCCTCTCTCTGTAACAGTGCTCCGGGGTCAGGTCCCAGCAGTCCCAACAGTTCCAATACAGCTATTGCCAACGGCAATACTGGATCAGTCCCAAACATACAGACTGAg ctgaGGTCTCTCCATCAGACGCTGGGGGCTGATGGGACATTGAGTCCTCTGAGTCTCTACACCTCACCCTCCCTGCCGAATATCTCGCTGGGTCTCCCTGCCAACACACATATCACG CCCTCCCAGAAGCTGTCTGCCCAGCAAGAGGCAGAGCGTCAGGCCATCCAGTCGCTGCGGGGGGGTGGAGCTCTAACAGGAAAGTTTCTCTCCACGTCCTCCCTTCCAGCAG GTGTGGGACATGATGTGGAGACTCCGCCCCCCAGCTCTCATTCAGCCCATTCCTCGTTACTGCAACACGTACTACTGCTGGAGCAGGCTAGGCAACAGACTGCTATGCTAG TGCCCATGTACAGCCAATCGCCGCTGGTTACGGCAGAGAGAGGTGTGTCGGGTGGCATGCGGGCCGTCAACAAGCTGCCTCGCCACCGGCCGCTGGCTCGTACGCAGAGCGCACCTTTGCCCCAGTCCCCCCAGGCCCTGCAGCAACTGGTGGTTCAACAGCAGCACCATCACTTCCTGGAGAAGCATTACAAG atgctGTCAAAGGGGACAGATTTACCTAGGCCACCACCCACTCACCCAGAGGAAACAGAGGAGGAGCTTACAGAGACCAATGACATgcaggaggaggatgaaggggTGGGCCTTCACAG GCTTCAGAAGGAGGGGTCTGATGATAGCACGCCTTCATCTGAGCGTCTCGGCGTGCACGTGAAGGGTGAGGAGGAGTGTGGAAGCGTGCATATCAAAGGGGAGAGCACCGAGAGTGAgctggaagaagaggaagaggatgaagatATCATTCAGTTGAGGGAGGGCGAcgaagaggagagagggagtTACAGTCAG GCCTTGCAGCAGCTGGGTGTGTTCCAGTCCTCGTTGCCCCACAGACCCCTGGGTAGAGCGCAGTCCTCTCCTGCAGCTGCCGTTAATCCCATCAAACACCTCTTCACTACCG gGCTCGTATATGACAGTCTGATGCTGaaacatcagtgtgtgtgtgggaacgCTCACATCCACCCAGAGCATGCTGGGAGAGTTCAGAGCATCTGGTCCAGACTGCAGGAGACAGGCCTGCTGGGCCGCTGTGAG aGGATTCGTGGGCGTAAAGCATCTCTGGATGAGATCCAGTCCGTCCATTCAGAGTTCCACACCCTGCTGTATGGAACCAGTCCGCTCAATCGGCACAAACTGGACCACAAGAAGCTGCTCG GTCCGATTAGCCAGAAGATGTACGCTGTTCTTCCCTGTGGAGGAATAGGG GTGGACAGCGACACAGTGTGGAATGAGATGCACTCATCGGCTGCAGTGCGCATGGCGGTGGGCTCGGTCATCGAGCTGGCCTTCAGAGTGGCTGCAGGGGAGTTAAAA AATGGCTTCGCAGTTGTTCGTCCTCCAGGGCACCATGCTGAGGAGTCCACGGCTAT GGGCTTTTGTTTCTTCAATTCAGTCGCCATTACTGCCaagctgctgcagcagaaacTTGGAGTGGGCAAGATCCTCATTGTGGACTGG GACATTCACCATGGCAACGGCACTCAGCAGGCCTTCTATAGTGACCCCAACGTCCTCTACATTTCCCTCCATCGCTACGACGACGGAAACTTCTTTCCTGGCAGCGGCGCTCCAGAGGAG GTGGGATCAGGTGCAGGTGTTGGTTTTAATGTGAACATAGCGTGGACCGGGGGAGTAGATCCCCCAATGGGTGATGTGGAGTACCTCACTGCTTTCAG gactgTGGTGATGCCCATCGCTCAACAGTTCAGTCCAGATGTGGTCCTGGTGTCAGCAGGCTTCGATGCAGTGGAGGGTCATCAGTCTCCTCTGGGAGGCTACAATGTCTCTGCCAAAT GTTTTGGTCAGCTAACGCAGCTGCTCATGGGTCTGGCGGGTGGGCGGGTTGTTATGGCGCTGGAGGGCGGTCATGACCTCACCGCTATCTGTGACGCATCGGAGGCCTGCGTCTCTGCGCTTCTGGGAGACCCG TGCGACTCTGTGTTTCAGTGGCCTCAGGAGCAGCCCTGTCCAAAAGCCTACGCCTCCCTGGAGAGAGTAATAGAGATCCAGA GTAAACACTGGTCCTGTCTCCAGAGTTTGTCTCAGACCAGTGGACACTCACTACTCGACGGCCCCTTGGGGGCTCAAGGCCAGTCAGAGAAGGATGAGGCGGAAACGGTCAGCGCCATGGCGTCTCTGAGCGTTGATGTTGAGCAGCCAGGCTCTGTTCCTGATAGCACAGAAACCAGCAG GTCCACAGAGGAACCAATGGAAGAGGAGCCCTTTTCGTAG
- the hdac5 gene encoding histone deacetylase 5 isoform X4, translated as MPTAVVEVKSSLPSGMQSPVGTASEQRGGGGSGGEGGGSPGESPGGGGGPVDLRTEPRVGSVSGGTVVDTAMREQQLQQELILLKQQQELQKQLLFAEFQKKHEVLTRQHEVQLQEHLKQQQELLAAKRQQELEQKRKLEQQRHEEQEKQRLEQQLLLLRNKEKGKESAIASTEVKLKLQEFLLSKKEPGSGGLNHSFSPKCWGAQHTSLEQSSPPQSNTPGTPPSYKLPPLLGNYEGKDDFPLRKTVSEPNLKVRSRLKQKVAERRSSPLLRRKDGTVISTFKKRAIEISVSSLCNSAPGSGPSSPNSSNTAIANGNTGSVPNIQTELRSLHQTLGADGTLSPLSLYTSPSLPNISLGLPANTHITPSQKLSAQQEAERQAIQSLRGGGALTGKFLSTSSLPAGVGHDVETPPPSSHSAHSSLLQHVLLLEQARQQTAMLVPMYSQSPLVTAERGVSGGMRAVNKLPRHRPLARTQSAPLPQSPQALQQLVVQQQHHHFLEKHYKMLSKGTDLPRPPPTHPEETEEELTETNDMQEEDEGVGLHRLQKEGSDDSTPSSERLGVHVKGEEECGSVHIKGESTESELEEEEEDEDIIQLREGDEEERGSYSQALQQLGVFQSSLPHRPLGRAQSSPAAAVNPIKHLFTTGLVYDSLMLKHQCVCGNAHIHPEHAGRVQSIWSRLQETGLLGRCERIRGRKASLDEIQSVHSEFHTLLYGTSPLNRHKLDHKKLLGPISQKMYAVLPCGGIGVDSDTVWNEMHSSAAVRMAVGSVIELAFRVAAGELKNGFAVVRPPGHHAEESTAMGFCFFNSVAITAKLLQQKLGVGKILIVDWDIHHGNGTQQAFYSDPNVLYISLHRYDDGNFFPGSGAPEEVGSGAGVGFNVNIAWTGGVDPPMGDVEYLTAFRTVVMPIAQQFSPDVVLVSAGFDAVEGHQSPLGGYNVSAKCFGQLTQLLMGLAGGRVVMALEGGHDLTAICDASEACVSALLGDPCDSVFQWPQEQPCPKAYASLERVIEIQSKHWSCLQSLSQTSGHSLLDGPLGAQGQSEKDEAETVSAMASLSVDVEQPGSVPDSTETSRSTEEPMEEEPFS; from the exons TAGTGGAGGTGAAGAGCAGCCTCCCATCAGGCATGCAGAGCCCAGTAGGAACAGCAAgcgagcagagaggaggaggaggaagtggtGGAGAAGGTG GTGGGAGTCCTGGAGAAAGcccgggaggaggaggaggcccgGTGGACCTGCGAACTGAGCCCAGGGTAGGGTCTGTGTCCGGGGGGACAGTGGTGGACACAGCCATGAGAgagcagcagctccagcagGAACTCATTCTCCtcaagcagcagcaggagctgcagaaacagctgctgtttgcaGAATTTCAGAAAAAACACGAAGTGCTAACAAGACAACACGAAGTCCAGCTGCAGGAACACTTAAAG cAACAACAGGAGCTGCTGGCAGCCAAACGACAGCAGGAGCTGGAGCAGAAGAGGAAGCTGGAGCAGCAAAGACACGAAGAGCAGGAGAAACAACGGCTGGAGCagcaactgctgctgctgaggaacAAGGAGAAAGGCAAAGAGA GTGCCATTGCCAGCACAGAGGTGAAGCTGAAGCTGCAGGAGTTCCTTCTCAGTAAGAAGGAGCCTGGTTCTGGCGGACTAAACCATTCCTTCTCCCCAAAGTGCTG gggAGCCCAGCACACCTCCCTGGAGCAGAGCTCGCCTCCGCAGAGCAACACACCGGGGACTCCTCCTTCCTATAAACTGCCCCCTCTCCTGGGGAACTATGAGGGCAAAGACGACTTCCCACTCCGCAAGACGg TCTCTGAGCCTAACCTGAAGGTGCGTTCACGCTTGAAGCAAAAGGTGGCAGAGAGGCGGAGCTCCCCTCTCCTCCGCAGGAAGGACGGAACTGTCATCAGCACCTTCAAGAAGAGAGCCATAGAGATATCAG TTTCCTCTCTCTGTAACAGTGCTCCGGGGTCAGGTCCCAGCAGTCCCAACAGTTCCAATACAGCTATTGCCAACGGCAATACTGGATCAGTCCCAAACATACAGACTGAg ctgaGGTCTCTCCATCAGACGCTGGGGGCTGATGGGACATTGAGTCCTCTGAGTCTCTACACCTCACCCTCCCTGCCGAATATCTCGCTGGGTCTCCCTGCCAACACACATATCACG CCCTCCCAGAAGCTGTCTGCCCAGCAAGAGGCAGAGCGTCAGGCCATCCAGTCGCTGCGGGGGGGTGGAGCTCTAACAGGAAAGTTTCTCTCCACGTCCTCCCTTCCAGCAG GTGTGGGACATGATGTGGAGACTCCGCCCCCCAGCTCTCATTCAGCCCATTCCTCGTTACTGCAACACGTACTACTGCTGGAGCAGGCTAGGCAACAGACTGCTATGCTAG TGCCCATGTACAGCCAATCGCCGCTGGTTACGGCAGAGAGAGGTGTGTCGGGTGGCATGCGGGCCGTCAACAAGCTGCCTCGCCACCGGCCGCTGGCTCGTACGCAGAGCGCACCTTTGCCCCAGTCCCCCCAGGCCCTGCAGCAACTGGTGGTTCAACAGCAGCACCATCACTTCCTGGAGAAGCATTACAAG atgctGTCAAAGGGGACAGATTTACCTAGGCCACCACCCACTCACCCAGAGGAAACAGAGGAGGAGCTTACAGAGACCAATGACATgcaggaggaggatgaaggggTGGGCCTTCACAG GCTTCAGAAGGAGGGGTCTGATGATAGCACGCCTTCATCTGAGCGTCTCGGCGTGCACGTGAAGGGTGAGGAGGAGTGTGGAAGCGTGCATATCAAAGGGGAGAGCACCGAGAGTGAgctggaagaagaggaagaggatgaagatATCATTCAGTTGAGGGAGGGCGAcgaagaggagagagggagtTACAGTCAG GCCTTGCAGCAGCTGGGTGTGTTCCAGTCCTCGTTGCCCCACAGACCCCTGGGTAGAGCGCAGTCCTCTCCTGCAGCTGCCGTTAATCCCATCAAACACCTCTTCACTACCG gGCTCGTATATGACAGTCTGATGCTGaaacatcagtgtgtgtgtgggaacgCTCACATCCACCCAGAGCATGCTGGGAGAGTTCAGAGCATCTGGTCCAGACTGCAGGAGACAGGCCTGCTGGGCCGCTGTGAG aGGATTCGTGGGCGTAAAGCATCTCTGGATGAGATCCAGTCCGTCCATTCAGAGTTCCACACCCTGCTGTATGGAACCAGTCCGCTCAATCGGCACAAACTGGACCACAAGAAGCTGCTCG GTCCGATTAGCCAGAAGATGTACGCTGTTCTTCCCTGTGGAGGAATAGGG GTGGACAGCGACACAGTGTGGAATGAGATGCACTCATCGGCTGCAGTGCGCATGGCGGTGGGCTCGGTCATCGAGCTGGCCTTCAGAGTGGCTGCAGGGGAGTTAAAA AATGGCTTCGCAGTTGTTCGTCCTCCAGGGCACCATGCTGAGGAGTCCACGGCTAT GGGCTTTTGTTTCTTCAATTCAGTCGCCATTACTGCCaagctgctgcagcagaaacTTGGAGTGGGCAAGATCCTCATTGTGGACTGG GACATTCACCATGGCAACGGCACTCAGCAGGCCTTCTATAGTGACCCCAACGTCCTCTACATTTCCCTCCATCGCTACGACGACGGAAACTTCTTTCCTGGCAGCGGCGCTCCAGAGGAG GTGGGATCAGGTGCAGGTGTTGGTTTTAATGTGAACATAGCGTGGACCGGGGGAGTAGATCCCCCAATGGGTGATGTGGAGTACCTCACTGCTTTCAG gactgTGGTGATGCCCATCGCTCAACAGTTCAGTCCAGATGTGGTCCTGGTGTCAGCAGGCTTCGATGCAGTGGAGGGTCATCAGTCTCCTCTGGGAGGCTACAATGTCTCTGCCAAAT GTTTTGGTCAGCTAACGCAGCTGCTCATGGGTCTGGCGGGTGGGCGGGTTGTTATGGCGCTGGAGGGCGGTCATGACCTCACCGCTATCTGTGACGCATCGGAGGCCTGCGTCTCTGCGCTTCTGGGAGACCCG TGCGACTCTGTGTTTCAGTGGCCTCAGGAGCAGCCCTGTCCAAAAGCCTACGCCTCCCTGGAGAGAGTAATAGAGATCCAGA GTAAACACTGGTCCTGTCTCCAGAGTTTGTCTCAGACCAGTGGACACTCACTACTCGACGGCCCCTTGGGGGCTCAAGGCCAGTCAGAGAAGGATGAGGCGGAAACGGTCAGCGCCATGGCGTCTCTGAGCGTTGATGTTGAGCAGCCAGGCTCTGTTCCTGATAGCACAGAAACCAGCAG GTCCACAGAGGAACCAATGGAAGAGGAGCCCTTTTCGTAG